One segment of Anomalospiza imberbis isolate Cuckoo-Finch-1a 21T00152 chromosome 2, ASM3175350v1, whole genome shotgun sequence DNA contains the following:
- the C2H13orf42 gene encoding uncharacterized protein C13orf42 homolog: protein MFKKIHSIFHPNSQRRNVTDDIPYSDGAGSAVRLIRSTSMYVLGGEQEKVSETLKKCRSTTSIDSCFQTKEEDRDWMYSKTQDCLKYLQDLLALRKKYLENINNLKSMHMAADSPASTRSSKTGKKSFLPLPSKESSKASMETKGPQSSSDVREAIAFFDSVIADLDSERWRRVPGVDLPNVDVDFDVATSTSEHSLHSNWILRAPRRYSQDTAQAAKQPQRNSQRRTTGSRKRLERHPMYLPKAVEGAYSTLKFKPKTRKKEC, encoded by the exons ATGTTCAAAAAGATCCATTCTATATTTCACCCCAACTCCCAGCGAAGAAATGTGACAGATGACATCCCTTACAGTGATGGTGCTGGTTCTGCAGTGAGACTGATCCGCAGCACTTCTATGTATGTCCTTGGAGGTGAGCAGGAAAAAGTTAGTGAAACACTAAAAAAGTGCAGAAGTACAACCAGCATTGACTCTTGCTTTCAGACAAAAGAGGAAGACAGAGACTGGATGTACTCTAAGACTCAGGACTGCTTGAAGTACCTACAGGATCTGCTAGccttgaggaaaaaatatcttGAAAACATCAATAACTTGAAATCCATGCATATGGCTGCAGATTCTCCAGCATCCACAAGATCATccaaaactggaaaaaagtCATTTCTTCCACTTCCTTCCAAAGAGTCTTCTAAG GCATCCATGGAAACAAAAGGCCCACAGTCCAGTTCAGATGTAAGAGAAGCAATAGCTTTCTTCGACTCAGTCATTGCAGACCTGGATTCAGAGAGATGGCGGAGAGTTCCTGGTGTGGATCTGCCAAATGTGGATGTCGATTTTGATG TTGCTACCAGTACGAGTGAACACAGTTTGCATTCAAACTGGATACTTCGTGCTCCCCGGAGATACTCACAAGATACTGCCCAAGCAGCTAAGCAACCTCAAAGAAACAGTCAGCGGAGAACCACTGGCTCTAGGAAAAGGTTGGAAAGGCATCCCATGTACCTGCCCAAAGCTGTGGAAGGGGCATACAGCACTTTAAAATTTAAACCTAAAACACGCAAGAAAGAATGTTGA